The genome window GATCAACCCCCTCGGCAATAAAATCAGCTGGAAAATTTTCCTTGAATTTTTTCTTGTCTTCAAATGGATAGTGCCACTGCGCCCACGGCATGGAACCGGAATCAAACCAAACATCAAGCAGATCCGGTATGCGCCTCATCGTACCTCCTTTCGGGCATTCCCATGTAAATTCATCAATATGCGGTCGGTGAAGGTCAATCTCCTCATTCTCGTCAATTCCGGCTTTCTTGCGCAACTCCTCAATACTGCCAATACACTCCACATACTCGGGATCTTTGTCGCTCACCCAAATTGGAATGGGTGTACCCCAGTATCGCTGACGAGAAACCGCCCAGTCTACATTGTTCTCCAGCCATGTTCCGAAACGGCCGGTACCGGTACTTTCCGGCTTCCAGTTAATCTCTTTATTGAATTTGACCATCTTGTCTTTAATATCGGTCGTTCGGATAAACCAGGATTCCACCGGGTACGACATCAGCGGGGTTCCTTTACGCCAGTCGAATGGATAGTTGTGCAGATATGTCTCGTGCCAGTACATCTTGTTTTTTTCCTTAATAGCACGGTTAATCTCTTTATCGGCATCTTTAAACCACTGGCCTTCAAAATCCGGTACCTCTTCTGAAAAACGTCCACTTTCGTTGATAGGATTAAAGAGTGGTATTTCGAATTTTTTACAGATTTCATAGTCATCTGCACCAAATGCAGGTGCAATATGAACCACTCCCGTTCCCTCTTCGGTTGTTACAAAATCAGCTTCAAGAACACGCCAGGCTTCCTCTTTTTCAATCTCATCAAGTGCATAATCAAAAATCGGGTTATATATCCACCCAATCAGTTCCGAACCTTTATAGGTATCAACAATTTCGTAATCATGTTTGATCGCATCATCAAGACAGTCTTTGGCCAGTATATAATATTCTGTCTGATCATCTTCCGTTACCCGAATTTTTACATATTCAAGGTTTGGATTAACAGCGAGTGCCATGTTAGAAATAATGGTCCACGGTGTCGTTGTCCAGGCGAGGAAATACACATTTTCATCAGCTTCAAGCGGAAATTTTACATAGATCGACGGATCCTGGGTTTCCTCATATCCCAAACTAACTTCATGAGAGGAAAGTACAGTTTCGCTGCCCGGTGAGTACCACTGAATTTTATATCCTTTATAAACAAGGCCTTTATCATAAAGCTGCTTAAAAGCCCACCAAACAGATTCAATATAGTCGTTTTCAAATGTTACGTATGGATCGTCCAGATCCACCCAATAACCAATTCGGGCCGTAAGATCATCCCAAAGGTCTTTGTATTTAAGAACGCTCTCCCGGCACCTGGCATTATATTTTGCCATTCCGTACTCTTCTACCTGGGAACGTCCTTCAAGCCCAAGTTCTTTCTCAACTTCTATTTCAACCGGCAGTCCGTGAGTATCCCAGCCGCCTTTACGTTCAACCCGAAATCCTTTTAGGGTTTTGTAACGGCAAAACAGATCTTTTACGGTACGTGCCATCACATGATGAATGCCCGGTTTGCCGTTTGCGGTTGGAGGACCTTCAAAAAAAGTAAATGGAATCCCGTCATCCCGGGTATCCAAACTTTTTTTAAAAATTTGATGCTCTTTCCACCAATTTAAGATTTCAACTTCTGCCTTTGGATAGGCAAGCTGTTTAACTTCGCTGAATTTTTTAGCCATTTTGAACTTTATCGTTCACATTCTAAAAATTTGATGTAAGCCTACAATATACGAAAAGCTATACAATCAAAATACTTTGCTATATGTCGATTTTTTGGTCTGAGCTTTTGAGGCATTGAAGATAGAGTCATTCGCAAAGAAAATCAGATTAAATTTTCTTGAGATGAAAACGTTACTGCATCGAATCAATGTTGATTCAAAGCACAGTTTGGTTGTTAAACATGCATCATCTGTTGTATTTTAAATCACAATTCAGAAGGATAAAACTGAGAAAATGAATCAAAAAATTACAAAGGAAAACCCATTTAAAATCTGTTTTGTATGCTTAGGCAATATTTGCCGAAGCCCAACCGCTGAGGGTGTATTCCAGCACCTTGTGAATGAACGAGGCTTAGAACCCTATTTCTTTGTGGATTCCGCCGGAACATCCGCATATCATATTGGTGAACCGGCAAACAGCAAAAGCCAATGGGTGGCAAACCAAGAAGGGATAAAGTTACACTCAAAAGCCCGCAGATTTAAAGAAACTGACATTGAAGAGTTTGATCTCATCCTGGCGATGGATCATGAAAATCTAAGAAATATTCAGTCCCTGAATGGTAATCCAAGCCATTCAGACAAGATCAAATTACTTCGGGAGTTTGATCCCCAGCCGGAAGACAAAGCCGTACCCGATCCCTATT of Balneolaceae bacterium contains these proteins:
- a CDS encoding low molecular weight protein-tyrosine-phosphatase; this encodes MNQKITKENPFKICFVCLGNICRSPTAEGVFQHLVNERGLEPYFFVDSAGTSAYHIGEPANSKSQWVANQEGIKLHSKARRFKETDIEEFDLILAMDHENLRNIQSLNGNPSHSDKIKLLREFDPQPEDKAVPDPYYGGMNGFQNVFDVVKRSSEALLDELENSIVDD
- the ileS gene encoding isoleucine--tRNA ligase, whose product is MAKKFSEVKQLAYPKAEVEILNWWKEHQIFKKSLDTRDDGIPFTFFEGPPTANGKPGIHHVMARTVKDLFCRYKTLKGFRVERKGGWDTHGLPVEIEVEKELGLEGRSQVEEYGMAKYNARCRESVLKYKDLWDDLTARIGYWVDLDDPYVTFENDYIESVWWAFKQLYDKGLVYKGYKIQWYSPGSETVLSSHEVSLGYEETQDPSIYVKFPLEADENVYFLAWTTTPWTIISNMALAVNPNLEYVKIRVTEDDQTEYYILAKDCLDDAIKHDYEIVDTYKGSELIGWIYNPIFDYALDEIEKEEAWRVLEADFVTTEEGTGVVHIAPAFGADDYEICKKFEIPLFNPINESGRFSEEVPDFEGQWFKDADKEINRAIKEKNKMYWHETYLHNYPFDWRKGTPLMSYPVESWFIRTTDIKDKMVKFNKEINWKPESTGTGRFGTWLENNVDWAVSRQRYWGTPIPIWVSDKDPEYVECIGSIEELRKKAGIDENEEIDLHRPHIDEFTWECPKGGTMRRIPDLLDVWFDSGSMPWAQWHYPFEDKKKFKENFPADFIAEGVDQTRGWFYTLHALGTMLFDKPAYKNVVSNGLVLDENGEKMSKSKGNSVDPTEVIQKFGADTVRWYMMSNSSPWENLKFSEEGLSEVQRKFFNTIVNTYSFFAMYANIDGFTYSGSSIPSAERTEMDRWIISRLNSTVKLVDEYLEEYEPTKAARAVENFVEELSNWYIRRNRRRFWKEGKSLDKTAAYQTLFECLLSLSKIVSPIAPFMGEWLFQRLNEVAKKDEESVHVSFYPVVEETAIDKQLERRMDVARIISSVVLRIRNQIDVNVRQPLARIILPIDKDEQSVVESVKDIILDEVNVKEIEYVKDESGIVSKSAKPNFPVLGKRLGSKMKAVAAKINDLGNEEITKFEEDGVIELTLDDDETVRISSDELEIQRTGLKGWSVETEKGITVAVDTELTPELIQEGLSREFVNRIQNMRKEADFEVTDRIVVGFSGSEQLTKAVDSSLENIKSEILAEEISTSLLDVSDFIKTWEIEGNETEISIRRTINH